A segment of the Necator americanus strain Aroian chromosome IV, whole genome shotgun sequence genome:
ttaataaataatatattttacGACACATTTAGTGCAACAGTATTCACGCATAACAGTGAATATTTGAGTATTGTGAATTCCttattgtgaaagaaaaatgaaagctgCGTTGaggatttcatttcatttctctatAGTAGGAATATTCAGTACAGCCTAACAAGAATGTATTTATGATATATAATATGacatactcaaaaaaaaaagaaatttaaacaaaACAGACAATATTTTTGATGGGAAGAAGTTCTGACATTATTTGCGCATGCCAGACTCCGTCTCGACACCGTGCAATTCCAATCTCGCTCACATCGTACTCCTTCAATTCGCCAGCTACATCTTCAAAGCCAAAAAATTGAGTGTCATCCGGACAATTCAACTCTTCCACTGAGCACTCGTCCACAATCCTTCGCACAGCTCCAACCGGAACACATTTCTTCTGCTTGCACAGACTCACGTCGGAACGTGGAGGATTTGCACATTGTTGACATTCTGAAGAACATCAAAACATAGACACATCGCATTCCTGGGATCAACCCATAAGACTGACCAGGCTCAATAAATACAAGAGAACTGATCTAATATTATCTGAATTTATAGATTTATAGGAGAACTGATCTAATATTATCTGAATTTATAGATTTATTGGGACATATCGCATTCCTGAGATCAACCCATAAGATTACCACGTCtcacccaaaaaaaagaactgatctAGTATTATCCGAATTTATAGATTTATAGATTTATACAAAAATCCCATTACACTTTAGCTTACAGTTTATATTTCAAACCAAAATACTCTTGACTTTTATcacattttccaaaaattcgtTACTGGATTCACTTCTCAAGAGCTTATCTGAGAAAGGATCATTTTCAGGGAAAAACCACAATGGAACAGCATCAGATCAAGCTTTGAGTATCGGATCAAACTTCGAATCAACCCTCAAAGGTTCCTgaattcctgattttttttattagggaAGCACCCGCATCAATAACCTAAACAGGCGGTATCCACAAGTTCCTGACATGACGGGAATACAATCATGATCGCTCATCTTTTCTCCAACATATTCGAAAGTCACACTACGGgaaaaaaggacagaaaaaaaaattaaaattttgaaattaagaaaattcaaCTTGTTTTAACTTTAGCGTAGCGAGCACTGGTcgattttaatgttttccagGAAGCTAGGATTGTCAATTATGTTTTATTAGggttttttctgttctatttcccttatttatttctttatttcttcaaaaccaGGAAATCCTCAAAAGCAAGACCTTGACACAGGATATTTTCCTAtttaataagaaagaaaacttgtaGACTGAAAGGAGGAATCAATCACCGTTAATGTTAGCTCTTTAGTCTCCAGACCGTAAAGCTAGCAGGTCAAAATCGAGACATCATGGACAAATGGTGCCATAAATTTGTTAGCTTCAAAACTCAAAATCTtttaagttttctttcttgttgaaCGTGTGACTTGTTTTATGATGAGATTTATGGGAAAACAGATAGAAGACGACGACATCCTAgcattaaatgaaaaaaaaccctaataAAACATAGTTGACAATCCTAACTTCCTGGAAAACATTTAAATCGAACAGTACTTTCTACGCTAAAGTTAAAACACGTAATGAATCACAATTAACAATTCTAATTACTTAAAAGTCACCCTAAGAAGTTTTCTGATTTGAATTAACTCTATCAAGCCTTCTTTGCACCATTTACCCAGCATTCATAGCTGTTTCATCCCTACATCTTCAACCCAATAATAAATGGAACTCACTAGGTGGTGCAGGTGAAGTTTCCGTGGTCGTCCCTTCGATCTTTGGAATTGTTGCTGTTGTGGTTTTCTGTTTCTTACTGAAAAGTTTTTCCGATGCCGATATGGATGCGATTTCAAAGTCTTTCGAGTGCTGTTCTGCAAATACAGCATTACTTCAATAATTACGATCAACTTTggtgaaatctttttttttcaacactgtATAAAGACAGGATGTCttaaaattgacgatgttgggactTTTCCATGAATGAATAAGGATAGGAATGTAGTTCACGACTATGCACCTGATCACGCTCAATCCTGCCTACTAATCTAAAGAAAAGAGGCGTGAGAAACGCCCTAGGTTGTCAGTTCTCCCTacaatgcaacttattacgagaaaaaaatgcaagcaaTTGCATTGTCCGTCAAACTTTCGCAATTCAGCTATTATAACTTCGCCGAAGCATGCGGAATTCCCATTGTTCCACTACCCGTACTGAGTCGCATCGTAGGATACACCGGTGAAACCAGAACTGTTTTACACACCTTTTTCTAGATTAAGAGTGCCGATGTAGCGTGAACACGTAAATACTTGCGTCACTCCTAACTCATCACTCGTACCTATTTAAAGTGAAGAtgcaacatcgtcaattttgtagtTCGCTGACTTTAAACCaccataattattttttttgttggtaacAAAATGCGTAATATTCCTTGATATCTGTATATAAATAAATCGTTACCTTTTTCTCTTGGTGAAAAACTATCAGAATGACGAACACCGTGGACTCTTGCTCTTCTACTTGAATTCGAATGTGAAGACGGGCTTGGATGGCAAGCCATGGAGATTAGAGCCAGCTTGAGAAGAAATGTCGCAAAAATTAACATTATTGGAATGACCACGTATTCTTTCCCTTTTATTGCGCCTTAGGCTGAGTGCAAAATCGCTGGACTAATTGACTCGGCCGGATTTCTTCGATGAAATATCACAGATTCGGCGCACCTTAGCTGATTGGGTGCTAGAATTTCGACCTTGCtgcaaaaaatcaaagactaGAAGTCGAAGATAATATCACAAATCTGGAATGTTTCATACTTTACTCTATTTTTCGcggttattttttaaagtttaaatgGGGACCAAAAATTAACCTAATGGTTTTTAAAGCTTCCTTTAGATAGGATTTTTGACACTTATTATTCCGCTGCTTTGACGTGATAAAAATTATCGGAAATAGTTTGCAGCAAGCGCACACTAAAGAGAGAACTAAaaataaggatttcttttcattagtGCAATTGAgaaaattagggaaaaaagacatacatttatatttattacatcatatgttattatatttatattttatattattaatatcatatttatttatattcattacATTAGgcatatatttatatctattacattattatatttacagaGCATGCAAGTGATAATACAAATGTTCGCTGAATTCTACATAGCAGACGATTTCTAGCAGtgcaaaaaaatcctaaatgtttttttccctgatgAGGAAATAactatcttgttttttttttgtctaaaaaTACCATATTCACTTGTAGAAAAACGTTAATTTGTGCTGCCACAGTAGAGAATCACAGAAATTAGGCGGAGTACTGGAAGTTGATTAGCGCTGCCAGGAGATGTCATCTTTCTTCCCATCGCCGTCATCACCGTATACGACGTCTGCGTTCAtcgttcctttttctttcgatcTTTGAGTTGGTGTCCTGCTGTGAGAAGCCTTTTATCCCATTCATACCATAATATTAGCTGTTGATGCGTTGTCAAGCCCTATTCACCACACACGTTTCTCCacaaagaatttttcgaaaaaaatgatttcagaGGGATAAGATAAACAATCCATTACAGTtcagatggtttttttttgcgtagtCAGTCCACATCTTAACAGTGATATCCATAAATATATCATTATTAACGTCTTGAAGAGATAtaaatactatttatttgaagTAATGTCTAACAtaactataaataataattattcgaATCGTGTATTCCTTGTAAACCAATGCTCTTTCAGGTGATGTTTAAGAAATCGTACTAAACCGACAAGAAGATGTTcgtaacgaaaaaaatacagttagAACATTCCGCTTCGTATTTGTAGGAGATGTTTCGATTTCATGTTAATATACTCAACATAAACCGCCTgaaatccacctgaaatctcagatccgtggagtgatgcctttaggaaGGCTGGTAAAGTGTTTTGTCGGTTGATTTTTTCAACGATTCACCAAACAACGCTCATTTTTGCGAGGATAGACATAATCGCAGCGTCTACCAGCGTCGAAAAAACAAAGTCAAAAGCCTACTGGTTGTCCGTTgtcaaataagaaataagggCAAATGAGGGTGCCCATTTTCGCTCAGACTTTTGATACACCTATATATTCTCGGAAAGATtcaaacatcgtcaatttcttaGTACATATATCGCTTTTAACCCTCTAAGTGGCACACGCCTGTACGAAAAGTGCACTCCTTTACGTATACGCATGTCATGAACGCTAAAGaggttaaaaataaaatcagtgttatttatatttctttcctctttttcctcgTCAATGTGCGTTGACGATTACAAAATAAATCACTCAACTCCACTAAAAATTAGGGATTACATAGCTTCCAGAAGGtttaaaaacaggaaaattctCATAGAACCTCTCTTCTTTTCGCTCTCCAGTCAAAAATACTCGTCGTCCGAGTCTTTTCTCAACTCAAAATCAGTAGGATTTCATTAAATTTGTCACATTTTCTGCGATTATCGTTCTCAGTAAATACGCATGTTACTCTCGTGACGTTTCCGAGTGGGAATTTGATCTGCACAACAGGGTCGGATAGGTTCGAAAACAGCAAATCTTCTCCGAAAACAACTGATGAACTCGTTGAGCTGTTACATGTTTACTTGTGCGAAAATTgcatttattcactttatttacAATCATCATTTGTAGCAATTCCtcgataaagaaaaattccgagaacaaaatataaatcCCTCTCTAACAACTCTAACAATAACAGGATTGACGCTTCGAAGGAGTTAGCAAATGCTTCCAAATTCTGTGTGCTtcgaatcttcttttttcagaatacaTTCCTCAGATGAATACTCAGAAGCAGAGTTACAGCACCACAGATCCTGAAAAGATAATGTATCCATATTATATCGTTcatcaaatcaaatttttttagcaatttttttttagcaaaacaTGATCCTGGCACTCAATTAAAGACAGATTTGGCTCActtatcaaaagaaaatgttagaaCATGTaatacataaaaaataaaaaaaacattatgtAAAACATTAAAACATATAACATAAGAACCAGTCAACGTTTCTCTGAATGAGTTATTAAAGTATTAATAATTGGGTTCAGGAAAAGGAATGGTTTCAATTGATCAGAATCACACAATTTTTTACTCATTCCGTGAAAGCAGGTATGTAGCAGTTGTTCCTTCTGCTATAAAATTAGTAAATTATAAggatttaataaatttttcacttattgCACGAATTTGAACATAATTACTTCCACAATTCATGCGATAAatgcaataataaaatagtggTCCCGATCTGGACGATTCGATGTTTTGCAGTAGGTTATGAGCTACGGAAATGTGGGCGACATTCCCGTTAACTATTCAGAAGAAGTCACTGGTGATAGACAAACGGAATCTAGCCCAGTTTGAAGTTTTGCTAATTATGAACGCTATAGATTGATCcagaaaatgtgaataaaactATCGCACATTCCAGGTTCAGGAAGTTTCAGAAATCGTCAAGTATCCCCGAGCATTAACGAAAGAATcggaaaatttcttctctaaaattcCAATACATAAATACCTCAGACTTTCCTGATTAATCTAAATGTGTACAGTGTACTTCATCGCATTATGCGCATCTACCTTCGACGTTTACAACTACCAACTAAACCCGAGtcgtttcttgaaaattttcccctctttctaatttcttctttatattcCCATAGTTACGTGATAACATTTTCGTGATCCATGAAAATACCCTCAATTTTGATCAGACAATAAAAGAAGAGGTCCGTGAAGAGATGCGAAGTGAACGAGAGAACGgttaaaatagaaaagaaaagaaatagcaaATTTTAAATCACGGACAGATCTGGACATTACCTTCGTCATCCACATAATCGTAACTAACCAGAGGAATAGGAGCAACCAACCAAGTCGACAAATTTGTTGATCCCTGAAACGCGGGTAGTATCATCACAACTGCTTGTTGGCAATTACTACGGAgggaatttttggagaaatagTTTGGACATGCTAAAAATcgtataaatattatttaaaataagaaatcagaATTGAAATCGCGGAAAAATGGTGACCTTTTCAAACATTCTGCCATACAGGCACACCAGATTCGATGCTAGCAGGCAAACGGGTAAATAACTGTAAGCAAATAGTCACCGCCGACTGTTCTCAGGCAGGTAAATCTGACAC
Coding sequences within it:
- a CDS encoding hypothetical protein (NECATOR_CHRIV.G13360.T1), whose protein sequence is MLIFATFLLKLALISMACHPSPSSHSNSSRRARVHGVRHSDSFSPREKEQHSKDFEIASISASEKLFSKKQKTTTATIPKIEGTTTETSPAPPKCQQCANPPRSDVSLCKQKKCVPVGAVRRIVDECSVEELNCPDDTQFFGFEDVAGELKEYDVSEIGIARCRDGVWHAQIMSELLPIKNIVCFV
- a CDS encoding hypothetical protein (NECATOR_CHRIV.G13361.T1); translation: MSTFINCTSHQFFCNLTRDQQICRLGWLLLFLWLVTIMWMTKDLWCCNSASEYSSEECILKKEDSKHTEFGSIC